A region from the Arcanobacterium buesumense genome encodes:
- a CDS encoding universal stress protein, whose amino-acid sequence MSHENIVVVGIDGSSASRSALTWAHAQAKARQARLHLVCAYELPSYAPEFVPTSAARIPVGDSGFLYQAAEEMIHEVAAEVRDQGVEVTWSLEFGDPTEILVEMSKKVALVVVGGRQASSNALADRLLRTVSSAVPSNSYCPTVVVPAEKTVDDIPIKHIVVGVDGSEHAKTALQRAVWEADRWDAKLSVIATINTVAATWIPADTFRRGFLEEVTESMKEQLAEVDEGRAIDVEVHAVEGNPAQILSELSTDVDLLVLGTRGRGGFAGLLLGSTSQSVLATAACPTMVVPRRVRPGDDHGPEPK is encoded by the coding sequence ATGTCACATGAAAATATCGTCGTCGTTGGAATTGATGGTTCGTCGGCATCCCGGAGCGCACTCACTTGGGCACATGCTCAAGCAAAAGCCCGCCAAGCGCGACTGCATTTAGTGTGTGCATACGAACTGCCGAGTTATGCGCCAGAATTCGTTCCTACCAGCGCGGCGCGCATCCCGGTAGGCGATTCAGGTTTCCTTTATCAAGCAGCTGAAGAGATGATCCACGAAGTTGCTGCGGAAGTGCGTGACCAAGGCGTTGAGGTTACCTGGTCGCTCGAATTTGGTGACCCGACCGAAATCTTGGTCGAAATGTCGAAGAAAGTTGCCCTCGTCGTCGTTGGCGGACGTCAAGCAAGCTCGAATGCTCTCGCCGATCGGCTTCTACGTACCGTATCCTCTGCCGTACCTTCAAATTCTTACTGTCCTACCGTCGTTGTCCCAGCAGAAAAAACTGTGGACGATATACCGATCAAACACATTGTTGTCGGAGTGGACGGGTCGGAACATGCCAAAACTGCACTCCAACGCGCAGTGTGGGAAGCTGATCGATGGGATGCCAAACTCTCGGTCATTGCTACGATTAATACTGTTGCAGCAACCTGGATTCCAGCAGATACGTTCCGTCGCGGTTTCCTTGAGGAAGTCACGGAATCGATGAAAGAACAACTAGCCGAGGTTGATGAGGGACGGGCAATAGATGTTGAGGTTCATGCCGTTGAGGGAAATCCGGCGCAAATCCTTTCCGAACTTTCCACAGACGTTGATCTCCTCGTTCTCGGCACGCGCGGGCGTGGCGGATTTGCTGGATTACTCCTCGGATCTACCTCACAAAGTGTCCTAGCCACTGCTGCTTGCCCAACGATGGTTGTTCCACGTCGAGTTCGCCCCGGTGACGATCACGGCCCAGAACCGAAATAA
- a CDS encoding C40 family peptidase: MGRHSIAKPVDVKNPNAVRGLALAGALGVIAGAGIPVAMAAPGNENEVAPEDVAKASVSLGDVAANTEQGANIQSVTLDDAAAGEWSIEGVSAQVDLGNDVVEASEAPVAEIATPSRSNATLAVASAPAPAQAIASGDIVSIARAYSGTPYVWGGSTPAGWDCSGFTSWVYAQAGVGLPRTAGAQVSAGTIVSASQAQPGDLVYWPGHVGIYTGNGMHIAAHTPATGTYESPLYGNPTYVRIGR; this comes from the coding sequence AGAATCCGAACGCTGTGCGCGGATTGGCGCTCGCGGGTGCTCTTGGCGTTATCGCTGGCGCTGGTATCCCAGTCGCAATGGCAGCCCCGGGAAATGAAAATGAAGTAGCTCCAGAAGATGTTGCTAAGGCATCTGTTTCCCTTGGTGATGTTGCTGCTAACACAGAGCAGGGCGCAAATATCCAAAGCGTTACGCTAGATGATGCCGCGGCTGGCGAATGGTCCATCGAAGGTGTTTCGGCACAAGTTGATCTCGGCAATGACGTTGTTGAGGCAAGTGAGGCTCCGGTTGCTGAAATTGCTACCCCGTCTCGCTCCAACGCTACTCTGGCTGTTGCTTCAGCTCCTGCTCCGGCACAGGCTATCGCTTCAGGCGATATCGTCTCGATTGCTCGGGCATACTCTGGAACACCTTATGTGTGGGGTGGTTCCACTCCAGCTGGCTGGGATTGCTCTGGATTTACCTCTTGGGTATATGCTCAGGCAGGTGTCGGATTGCCACGTACCGCCGGTGCTCAGGTTTCGGCCGGAACAATTGTTTCCGCAAGCCAAGCTCAACCAGGCGATCTTGTTTACTGGCCAGGTCACGTAGGTATCTACACTGGTAACGGTATGCACATCGCAGCCCACACTCCAGCAACTGGTACTTACGAATCGCCGCTCTACGGTAACCCAACATACGTACGAATCGGTCGATAA